One window of Thioflexithrix psekupsensis genomic DNA carries:
- a CDS encoding response regulator — protein MKVLLAEDDFINQEVERSLLERLGCEVTTAETGIEVLDMLKTQQFDIIFMDCNMPEMDGYTATAAIREQEQDGQHVPIIALTANAGYGDSERCLAAGMDAYLSKPLKMNLLQETLSTWQHKSQPPIATENNPETLPSASTPHPEKTEGTTLLVLDQKIIARLRREMPSQGIMWLVDLYLKELPNYLNQLEGALLCQDADALYLAAHKLKGSSHSLGAAQMVKDCETLENFAKQNDFNHAQVHFEQLKQSMARAKQALSALSD, from the coding sequence ATGAAAGTGCTACTTGCAGAAGATGATTTTATTAATCAAGAGGTTGAGCGTAGTTTATTAGAACGCTTGGGCTGCGAAGTCACCACAGCGGAAACGGGCATCGAAGTGTTGGATATGCTGAAAACGCAGCAATTCGACATTATTTTCATGGATTGTAACATGCCAGAAATGGACGGTTACACGGCCACCGCGGCGATCCGTGAACAAGAACAAGACGGGCAGCATGTGCCAATTATCGCGCTAACCGCAAATGCAGGTTATGGAGACAGCGAACGGTGTTTAGCGGCGGGAATGGATGCTTATTTAAGTAAACCTTTGAAAATGAACCTATTACAAGAAACCCTAAGCACATGGCAACACAAATCTCAACCCCCCATTGCCACAGAGAATAACCCCGAAACGCTCCCTTCTGCATCCACGCCGCATCCAGAAAAAACAGAAGGCACAACGTTATTGGTCTTGGATCAGAAGATTATCGCCCGTTTAAGACGCGAAATGCCCTCACAAGGGATTATGTGGTTAGTGGATTTATATTTGAAAGAATTGCCTAATTATCTAAATCAATTAGAGGGGGCTTTATTGTGTCAAGATGCGGATGCCTTATATCTTGCGGCACACAAGTTAAAAGGCAGTAGCCATTCTCTGGGCGCGGCACAAATGGTTAAAGATTGCGAAACGCTAGAAAATTTCGCCAAACAAAACGATTTTAACCATGCCCAAGTGCATTTTGAACAGTTAAAACAAAGCATGGCCAGAGCCAAACAAGCCCTAAGCGCATTGTCTGACTGA
- the bamC gene encoding outer membrane protein assembly factor BamC gives MLKIKSLIGVSLSMLLLNGCGVFDRIDRMLPDNRANYKASEDIEPLELPPGFHSNQIREQMLIPRPSQTGVTTLSEYTVQPSVTPTPTAPAPAPRVLLPAGTGVEQKRAGQQRWLVINAPVEQVWESVRYFWREQGIAVLTRDETTGMMETEWRANPQHRGQDRYRVRLEAGETRQQSRLFLTHQAREPLNATAAPLSVANADELSGGLVSHEAVIPRENWQLLPSDSELEAAMLQRLLAFIGVDRPRAEALLTERAAEGVPVARLEQQAGEWVLLVNQDLENTWRRVGIALDRVGFTVEERDRNTATYVVRYADPDAPTPNAPEKKGFWQSIRGDGDSPNLLQTYQLGLSELHHGLTRVQVLTWEGQTVKTSASERILSLIQEQL, from the coding sequence ATGTTGAAAATAAAATCCTTAATCGGTGTGTCCCTGTCAATGTTATTACTCAATGGTTGTGGGGTGTTTGATCGAATTGACCGAATGTTGCCAGACAATCGCGCCAATTACAAAGCCAGCGAAGATATTGAACCTTTAGAATTACCACCGGGCTTTCATTCCAACCAAATTCGGGAACAAATGTTAATCCCACGCCCCTCCCAAACCGGTGTCACCACGCTATCAGAATACACTGTGCAACCCAGTGTGACCCCAACTCCAACTGCGCCTGCACCTGCGCCGCGTGTGCTATTGCCGGCTGGAACGGGCGTGGAACAAAAACGCGCAGGACAACAACGCTGGTTGGTCATTAACGCTCCCGTAGAGCAAGTGTGGGAAAGCGTGCGGTACTTCTGGCGCGAACAGGGTATTGCAGTCCTAACTCGTGACGAAACCACCGGCATGATGGAAACCGAATGGCGTGCCAATCCCCAACACCGTGGTCAAGATCGCTACCGCGTTCGTTTAGAAGCCGGAGAAACACGCCAACAAAGCCGTTTATTTTTAACCCACCAAGCCAGAGAACCGCTTAACGCCACAGCCGCCCCGCTTTCCGTTGCCAATGCTGACGAGTTAAGCGGTGGTTTAGTGAGTCATGAAGCGGTGATTCCCCGCGAAAATTGGCAATTACTGCCATCGGACAGTGAGTTAGAAGCAGCCATGCTACAACGTTTACTGGCTTTTATTGGCGTAGATCGCCCCAGAGCCGAAGCGTTATTAACAGAACGTGCTGCCGAAGGTGTCCCCGTGGCTCGTTTAGAACAACAAGCAGGCGAATGGGTATTATTGGTCAATCAAGATTTAGAAAATACTTGGCGACGGGTTGGTATTGCATTAGACCGTGTGGGTTTTACCGTCGAAGAACGAGACAGAAACACAGCCACTTATGTGGTACGCTATGCCGATCCAGACGCGCCCACTCCCAATGCGCCTGAGAAAAAAGGATTTTGGCAAAGCATCCGCGGTGACGGTGACAGCCCCAATTTATTACAAACTTATCAATTGGGACTGTCTGAATTACATCATGGTCTAACGCGAGTGCAAGTACTCACGTGGGAAGGACAGACGGTAAAAACGTCCGCTTCGGAACGTATTTTGTCTTTAATACAAGAGCAGTTGTAA
- a CDS encoding SDR family oxidoreductase, whose amino-acid sequence MQDIFIVGCGYVGQRLAQHVFAQDDEVEVMALARSAQSHEQIQQMGIISVPGDLDNRHWLSELPTDQTIVYYFAPPPSTGIEDARLGHFLEALKTKQYPDKIVLISTTSVYGDCAGAWITEQHPLNPQTDRARRRINAETRLLAWHEKTHIPISIIRVPGIYGPGRLPVARLEQGLPVLLEAESPYSNRIHVDDLVMACLLAGNSPDSGLFHVSDGHPTTMTDYFYQVADVFGYPRPPAISRAEAQQQLSAEMLSYLAESKRLNIQLISETLGYSPYYPHLADGLAQCREESEEENE is encoded by the coding sequence ATGCAGGATATTTTTATTGTGGGTTGCGGCTATGTAGGGCAGCGTTTGGCTCAACATGTTTTCGCACAAGATGATGAAGTAGAAGTCATGGCGTTGGCGCGATCCGCGCAGTCCCATGAACAAATACAACAAATGGGCATCATCAGTGTACCGGGTGATTTGGATAATCGTCATTGGTTAAGCGAATTACCGACAGATCAAACGATTGTTTATTATTTCGCGCCTCCTCCCAGCACAGGAATTGAGGATGCGCGTTTGGGTCATTTTTTAGAAGCACTCAAAACAAAACAGTATCCGGATAAAATCGTGTTAATCAGCACCACCAGCGTTTATGGGGATTGTGCGGGGGCATGGATCACGGAACAACATCCCCTTAATCCACAAACTGACCGAGCGCGTCGCCGTATTAATGCAGAAACTCGTTTATTGGCGTGGCACGAAAAAACACACATTCCCATCTCAATTATACGTGTTCCGGGGATTTATGGCCCTGGGCGTTTGCCGGTGGCGCGTTTGGAACAGGGTTTGCCGGTGTTATTAGAAGCGGAGTCTCCTTATAGTAATCGTATTCATGTGGATGATTTAGTGATGGCTTGCTTGTTGGCGGGAAATTCGCCGGACAGTGGTCTTTTTCATGTCAGCGATGGCCACCCCACGACCATGACGGATTATTTTTATCAAGTGGCGGATGTGTTTGGCTATCCGCGTCCGCCGGCGATTTCCCGTGCTGAGGCGCAACAACAGTTAAGTGCAGAAATGTTGTCCTATCTGGCTGAATCCAAACGGTTAAATATTCAGCTTATTTCCGAAACATTAGGCTATTCTCCTTATTATCCTCATTTGGCCGATGGTTTGGCGCAGTGTCGAGAGGAGTCAGAGGAAGAGAATGAATAA
- the rpmE gene encoding 50S ribosomal protein L31 — MKPDIHPNYTEITVTCSCGNVFKTRSTSGKDMHIDVCSACHPFYTGQQKIVDTAGRVDKFRRKYAK; from the coding sequence ATGAAACCTGACATCCACCCCAACTACACCGAGATTACAGTAACGTGTAGTTGCGGTAACGTTTTTAAAACCCGTTCTACATCGGGTAAAGATATGCACATCGACGTATGCTCTGCCTGCCATCCTTTCTACACCGGTCAACAAAAGATTGTAGATACTGCTGGACGTGTTGATAAATTCCGTCGCAAATACGCAAAATAA
- a CDS encoding type I secretion system permease/ATPase, translated as MARQPLPVQAGSPISMTTIPVSDSDNADPLLACLVALSHWYQRPQSAAALLAGLPLSQPHLTPELFIRAAERLQLKVRIVRRSLSQLRNWQLPAVLLLADDQACVLLKHKDSKTLSLLLPNTELTPHECPRADIESDYTGYALLIQADYNFDQRVPTENRRHWFWQSIRSAWGLYAEVILASFLINLFALAMPLFIMNVYDRVVPNQAIETLWVLASGLGIVLLFEFIIRLLRSYFIDLAGKRIDLLLSSRLFEQIINTPRAKQPQSVGAMANQLHEFESLREFLTSATLTTLIDLPFALLFIFIIRLIHPQLAQVPLLAIPLILLIGVLVQIPLRRAVYAQFRAGTQKQALLVEALAGLETLKLQQAEGTWQKRWEMLLETTSQYSLTVRFLSNMTLHVALFIQQLATVFIIIIGVYLIVANELTVGALIATTLLTGRALVPLTQIASLLTRYHQSRSAYQLIAQFMQHSQERGNNTFLHQNILQGNIDCQHLDFRYPHQDYLVLNDLSLHIKAGEKVGILGRSGCGKSTLAKLLLKLYSPDRGQILFDGIHAAQIDPAHLRQYIAYMPQEGQLFYGSIRDNITLANPRISETQMKQAAELAGVTEFVNSHPQGFDGLLGERGEGLSGGQRQAILLARALIWQPPIVLLDEPTAAMDNGTEERLKQRLHEFLKSRTLILMTHRPSLLSLVDYLIVLDAGRVVASGPKNQVIEALANGQVKTVQNG; from the coding sequence ATGGCAAGACAGCCCCTGCCTGTGCAAGCAGGCAGCCCCATTTCCATGACCACTATTCCCGTTTCAGATTCAGACAACGCCGATCCGTTATTGGCGTGTTTGGTGGCGTTAAGTCATTGGTATCAACGTCCGCAATCGGCGGCGGCGTTGTTAGCGGGCTTGCCTTTGTCGCAGCCCCATTTGACTCCAGAATTATTTATTCGAGCGGCTGAACGTTTACAGTTAAAAGTGCGCATCGTGCGCCGTTCGCTGTCGCAATTGCGCAATTGGCAATTGCCTGCGGTGTTACTTTTAGCGGACGATCAGGCCTGCGTGCTGTTGAAACACAAAGACAGCAAAACCCTCTCTTTACTCCTCCCAAATACAGAACTCACTCCGCATGAATGCCCCCGTGCTGACATAGAAAGCGATTACACAGGCTATGCCTTACTGATTCAAGCTGATTACAATTTTGATCAGCGCGTGCCTACAGAAAATCGGCGGCATTGGTTTTGGCAGTCTATTCGTAGTGCATGGGGATTGTATGCGGAAGTGATCTTGGCTTCTTTTTTAATCAATCTATTCGCCTTGGCAATGCCGTTATTTATTATGAACGTTTATGATCGCGTGGTGCCTAATCAAGCGATTGAAACGTTATGGGTATTAGCCAGTGGATTAGGGATTGTTTTATTATTTGAATTTATTATTCGGTTATTACGCAGTTATTTTATTGATTTAGCGGGAAAACGGATTGATTTATTACTGTCTTCTCGTTTATTTGAACAAATCATTAATACTCCCCGCGCCAAGCAGCCGCAATCAGTGGGGGCGATGGCGAATCAATTACATGAATTTGAAAGTTTACGGGAATTTTTAACTTCAGCCACATTAACGACGTTAATTGATTTACCTTTTGCTTTATTATTTATTTTCATTATTCGTTTAATTCATCCTCAATTAGCACAAGTTCCTTTATTGGCGATTCCGCTTATTTTATTAATCGGTGTGTTAGTGCAGATTCCTTTGCGCCGTGCGGTTTATGCGCAATTTCGCGCTGGCACGCAAAAACAAGCCTTATTGGTCGAAGCCTTAGCGGGTTTGGAAACGCTAAAATTACAACAAGCCGAAGGCACGTGGCAAAAACGGTGGGAAATGTTGTTAGAAACAACCAGCCAATACAGTTTAACGGTGCGTTTTTTATCCAATATGACGCTGCATGTTGCCTTATTTATTCAACAATTGGCAACGGTATTTATTATTATCATTGGCGTTTATTTAATCGTTGCCAATGAATTAACGGTGGGGGCGTTAATTGCCACGACATTATTAACGGGACGCGCCCTCGTTCCTTTAACCCAAATTGCCAGTTTATTAACACGCTATCATCAGTCTCGATCCGCTTATCAATTAATTGCGCAATTCATGCAGCATTCGCAGGAACGTGGTAATAATACTTTTTTACATCAAAATATCTTGCAAGGCAATATAGATTGTCAACATCTCGATTTTCGTTATCCCCATCAAGATTATTTGGTATTAAATGATTTATCTTTGCACATTAAAGCAGGAGAGAAAGTAGGGATTTTAGGACGCAGCGGTTGTGGTAAAAGTACATTAGCCAAATTGTTATTAAAACTTTATTCTCCTGATCGCGGACAAATTTTATTCGATGGCATTCATGCCGCGCAAATTGATCCCGCGCATTTAAGACAATATATTGCTTATATGCCACAAGAAGGACAGCTTTTTTATGGCAGTATTCGAGACAATATCACCCTAGCCAATCCGCGCATTTCTGAAACGCAAATGAAACAAGCCGCCGAATTAGCAGGCGTAACTGAATTTGTGAATAGCCATCCACAAGGATTTGATGGCTTATTGGGCGAGCGGGGCGAGGGCTTATCGGGTGGGCAAAGACAGGCGATTTTATTGGCACGTGCTTTGATTTGGCAGCCGCCGATAGTCCTATTAGACGAACCCACAGCAGCTATGGATAACGGCACTGAAGAACGCTTAAAACAACGCCTGCATGAATTCTTAAAATCCCGTACTTTAATTTTAATGACGCATCGTCCCAGTTTATTAAGTCTGGTTGATTATTTAATTGTATTGGATGCCGGGCGCGTGGTGGCCAGCGGGCCTAAAAATCAGGTGATTGAAGCCTTAGCCAACGGACAAGTTAAAACAGTTCAAAATGGCTAA
- the ureC gene encoding urease subunit alpha, whose product MVSISRQAYADMYGPTVGDRVRLADTELFLTIEHDYSLPGEEVKFGGGKVIRDGMGQSQATCQHVVDTVITNAIILDYWGIVKADIGLKEGRIVAIGKAGNPDIQPGVNIILGAGTEVIAGEGLIATAGGIDAHIHFICPQQIEDALMSGITTMIGGGTGPAAGTNATTCTPGTWHIHRMLQAAEAFPMNLGFLGKGNASLPEPLVEQIASGVIGLKLHEDWGTTPAAIDNCLSVAEDYDIQVAIHTDTLNESGFLEHTLAAFKDRTIHAYHTEGAGGGHAPDIIKACGSANVLPSSTNPTRPYTVNTIDEHLDMLMVCHHLDPAIAEDVAFAESRIRRETIAAEDILHDLGAFSMIASDSQAMGRVGEVITRTWQTAHKMKVQRGSLPEDDANHDNFRLKRYIAKYTINPALTHGIAHEVGSIEVGKLADIVLWKPAFFGVKPAMIIKGGMIAAAPMGDPNASIPTPQPVHYRPMFGAYGGARAATNVTFMSQAAIRAGVPDLLNLRRRIVAVKGCREVKKAHMVHNHYQPVMEVDPQTYEVRADGQLLTCEPAIVLPLAQRYFLF is encoded by the coding sequence ATGGTTAGTATTTCTCGTCAAGCCTATGCGGATATGTATGGCCCTACGGTGGGAGACCGAGTACGTTTAGCCGACACCGAATTGTTTTTGACCATTGAACATGATTACAGTTTACCCGGCGAAGAGGTCAAATTTGGCGGCGGTAAAGTAATCCGCGATGGCATGGGACAAAGTCAAGCCACGTGTCAACATGTTGTAGATACAGTGATTACGAATGCGATTATTTTGGATTACTGGGGAATTGTTAAAGCGGATATTGGCTTAAAAGAAGGGCGTATTGTTGCGATTGGTAAGGCGGGTAATCCTGATATTCAACCCGGTGTTAATATTATTTTGGGTGCGGGAACGGAGGTAATTGCGGGCGAAGGACTCATTGCAACCGCAGGTGGAATTGATGCCCACATTCATTTTATTTGTCCTCAGCAGATCGAAGATGCACTGATGTCGGGTATCACGACGATGATCGGCGGCGGAACAGGCCCCGCAGCCGGCACTAATGCCACCACCTGTACTCCCGGCACCTGGCATATTCACCGTATGTTACAAGCTGCGGAAGCGTTTCCGATGAATTTAGGCTTTTTAGGCAAAGGCAACGCCAGTTTACCCGAACCATTAGTAGAACAAATAGCCAGCGGAGTCATTGGATTAAAACTACATGAAGATTGGGGAACGACTCCAGCCGCGATTGACAACTGTTTAAGCGTTGCCGAAGATTACGACATACAAGTTGCCATTCATACAGATACGTTAAATGAATCTGGTTTTTTAGAACACACGTTAGCGGCATTTAAAGATCGCACCATTCATGCTTACCACACCGAAGGCGCGGGCGGCGGCCATGCACCGGATATTATCAAAGCCTGCGGCAGTGCCAATGTGTTACCTTCTTCCACCAATCCCACTCGCCCGTACACGGTGAATACCATTGATGAACATTTAGACATGCTCATGGTGTGTCACCATTTAGACCCCGCAATTGCCGAAGATGTGGCGTTTGCTGAGTCAAGAATTCGCCGAGAAACGATTGCGGCTGAAGATATTTTGCATGATTTGGGGGCATTTTCCATGATCGCTTCGGATTCGCAGGCGATGGGGCGCGTGGGCGAAGTGATTACGCGCACGTGGCAAACCGCGCACAAAATGAAAGTACAACGCGGCAGTTTACCCGAAGATGACGCAAACCATGATAATTTTCGCCTAAAACGCTACATTGCCAAATACACCATTAATCCTGCTTTAACGCATGGCATTGCGCATGAAGTGGGATCGATAGAAGTGGGCAAATTAGCGGATATTGTGCTGTGGAAACCGGCGTTTTTTGGAGTCAAACCGGCGATGATCATTAAAGGGGGCATGATTGCCGCCGCGCCGATGGGCGATCCGAATGCGTCTATTCCCACGCCACAACCGGTACATTATCGCCCGATGTTTGGCGCGTATGGGGGAGCGCGTGCGGCCACCAATGTCACTTTCATGTCGCAAGCGGCGATTCGGGCGGGAGTGCCTGATTTATTAAACTTACGTCGGCGCATTGTGGCTGTAAAAGGGTGTCGAGAAGTGAAAAAAGCCCACATGGTACACAATCATTATCAACCCGTGATGGAAGTTGATCCGCAAACTTACGAAGTTCGTGCAGACGGTCAACTCTTGACTTGTGAACCTGCCATTGTGTTGCCATTGGCACAGCGTTATTTTTTATTTTAG
- a CDS encoding urease subunit beta — MIPGEIQVQAGEIQLNPNRPTLRLAVANTGDRPIQVGSHYHFYETNPALRFERELTRGSRLNIAAGTAVRFEPGQTREVELVAYSGHRRVYGFNGKIMGVLDNG, encoded by the coding sequence ATGATCCCCGGTGAAATTCAAGTCCAAGCGGGAGAAATTCAGTTAAATCCCAATCGCCCAACCTTACGCCTTGCCGTTGCCAACACGGGCGACCGTCCCATCCAAGTGGGATCACATTACCATTTTTATGAAACTAATCCCGCTTTACGTTTTGAACGCGAATTAACTCGCGGCTCTCGATTGAATATTGCCGCGGGGACGGCGGTGCGTTTTGAACCCGGCCAAACGCGAGAAGTTGAATTAGTGGCTTACAGTGGACACCGTCGTGTTTACGGTTTCAATGGAAAAATCATGGGAGTGTTAGACAATGGTTAG
- a CDS encoding glycosyltransferase family 4 protein yields the protein MRFLILSQYFYPEIGAAQVRLAAFARTLQQLGHEVEIVTALPNYPHGRIFPHYRGKWQRHDTWEGMTVHRYWCYAATGAGLKRLWNYASFMLSALFGIRRVKKPDYIFVESPPLFLGITAFLYAKYWRVPFIFNVADLWPDSVQALGLMNDGILLRFAFFLEKKLYQKAHFVNAVTDGTYQVLQSKKQLPANKLLFLPNGVDTETFYPRAPDEKLKRELSLPDYEQLILYAGTHGYAHGMDVLLEAAHLLRNKPYLFVLIGGGSEKIALQQKAAQLQLSNVLFFEPRPPETIAAWYSLATLGVSTLRAAPLFDSVRPVKILACMACGKPVVYSGQGEGADLVRRANAGVIVPPEDAPALAEAMENLLQNPDKIQELGKNGRQFVLEQLQWSAVIERWLAQLQNAEEQTRTAV from the coding sequence GTGCGTTTTTTAATTCTCTCACAATATTTTTATCCTGAAATTGGCGCGGCGCAAGTGCGTTTAGCGGCATTTGCACGTACATTGCAACAGTTGGGACATGAAGTAGAAATTGTCACGGCATTGCCAAATTACCCGCACGGGCGCATTTTTCCTCACTATCGCGGCAAATGGCAGCGGCACGACACGTGGGAAGGCATGACCGTTCATCGTTATTGGTGTTACGCAGCAACGGGTGCGGGATTAAAACGATTGTGGAATTATGCCTCATTTATGCTGTCGGCTTTATTTGGCATTCGTCGGGTTAAAAAACCTGATTATATCTTTGTTGAATCGCCCCCTTTATTTCTGGGAATCACCGCTTTTTTATATGCTAAATATTGGCGTGTGCCTTTTATTTTTAATGTGGCTGATTTATGGCCAGATTCGGTGCAAGCATTGGGTTTGATGAATGATGGCATTTTACTGCGCTTTGCATTTTTTTTAGAAAAAAAATTATATCAAAAAGCCCACTTTGTTAATGCCGTTACCGATGGCACTTATCAAGTGTTGCAATCAAAGAAACAATTACCCGCCAATAAATTATTATTTTTACCCAATGGCGTAGATACGGAAACGTTTTATCCTCGCGCTCCAGATGAAAAATTAAAACGGGAATTAAGTTTACCCGATTATGAACAATTAATTCTCTATGCGGGAACACACGGTTATGCGCATGGAATGGACGTGTTATTGGAAGCGGCTCATTTACTGCGAAATAAACCTTATTTGTTTGTACTTATTGGCGGCGGATCGGAAAAAATCGCGTTGCAGCAAAAAGCCGCACAATTGCAATTGTCTAATGTGTTATTTTTTGAACCGCGACCGCCTGAAACCATTGCCGCGTGGTACAGTTTAGCCACATTAGGCGTTTCTACACTGCGCGCCGCGCCTTTGTTTGACAGCGTGCGCCCTGTGAAAATCTTGGCGTGTATGGCCTGCGGTAAACCTGTTGTGTACAGCGGACAAGGTGAAGGTGCAGATTTGGTACGACGCGCTAACGCCGGTGTCATTGTCCCACCCGAAGATGCGCCTGCATTGGCAGAGGCAATGGAAAATTTATTGCAAAATCCTGATAAAATACAAGAGCTTGGAAAAAATGGCCGTCAATTTGTGTTGGAACAGTTGCAATGGTCGGCAGTGATTGAACGCTGGTTGGCGCAATTGCAAAATGCAGAAGAACAAACGCGGACGGCAGTATAA
- the uvrD gene encoding DNA helicase II, translating to MNICDDASLLLNDLNTAQREAVAAPETHVLVLAGAGSGKTRVLVHRIAWLLQCQLARANHILAVTFTNRAANEMRDRIQKLLGYNPSGLLTGTFHGIAYYLLRQHWQLAQLPETFQILDSDEQLRLIKRIIKEAKIDDKVFSPKKIQQFINACKEKAQRAQSVVLMSTDRETQAALTVYQFYEQTCQQSGLVDFTELLLKTYELLRDDESLRKHYQTRFKHILVDEFQDTNYLQYEWLKLIAGPAAKLFIVGDDDQSIYSWRGARIENIQLLPVEFKETLLIRLEQNYRSTKMILTAANAVIRNNKNRLGKELWTNGTEGDPLFLYKAHNEINEAEFIVHKIKLLGKDYHNNAILYRTSSQSRVLEEALIDQQIPYRIYGGMRFYERAEIKDVLAYLRLAVYSDDDAAFERIINTPKRGIGERTIEPIRALARQQGISLWRASRLLLADNGFKGRAAKTITEFLHYIESLIEQTHTLLLSDLIKKIIETCGLPDFYLKDNKEEGQRRIENLAELISAARQFEIFNRDEEKPILTFLAHATLDANNDNANETNHVQLMTLHLAKGLEFKRVFLCGLEEGLFPHQNSLDEGNVEEERRLCYVGITRAREQLYLSHAETRYYYGERSYSRASRFIREIPAELIDHIRFNNAPNYQANVKNKNEKFAIGTPVLHHKFGRGIIVDKEGQGEFTRIQVDFSENDCKWIILAYSDIELL from the coding sequence ATGAATATTTGTGATGATGCGTCTTTGCTATTAAATGATTTAAATACTGCGCAACGCGAAGCAGTGGCAGCTCCAGAAACGCATGTGTTGGTTTTAGCGGGTGCGGGCAGTGGAAAAACGCGGGTATTGGTGCATCGCATCGCATGGTTATTACAGTGCCAATTAGCGCGTGCCAATCATATTTTAGCGGTGACATTTACCAATCGTGCGGCTAATGAAATGCGGGATCGCATTCAGAAATTATTAGGCTATAATCCTTCGGGTTTATTAACGGGAACATTTCATGGAATTGCTTATTATTTATTGCGGCAACATTGGCAATTGGCACAATTGCCTGAAACATTCCAGATTTTAGACAGTGATGAACAATTGCGTTTAATTAAACGGATTATAAAAGAAGCAAAAATTGATGATAAAGTATTTTCACCCAAGAAAATTCAACAGTTTATTAACGCGTGTAAAGAAAAAGCCCAACGCGCTCAATCTGTCGTGTTAATGTCCACGGATCGAGAAACCCAAGCAGCATTAACCGTGTATCAATTTTATGAGCAAACGTGTCAACAATCGGGTTTGGTAGATTTTACTGAATTATTATTAAAAACCTATGAGTTATTGCGTGACGATGAATCGTTGAGAAAACATTATCAAACTCGCTTTAAACATATTTTGGTGGATGAGTTTCAAGACACCAATTATTTACAATATGAATGGTTAAAATTAATCGCAGGGCCAGCGGCAAAATTATTTATTGTCGGCGATGATGATCAGTCGATTTACAGTTGGCGTGGGGCGCGTATTGAGAATATTCAATTGTTACCTGTTGAATTTAAAGAAACTTTACTTATTCGCTTAGAACAGAATTATCGCTCGACCAAGATGATTTTAACCGCCGCCAATGCGGTCATTAGAAATAATAAAAATCGCTTGGGTAAAGAATTATGGACAAATGGCACAGAAGGCGATCCGCTTTTCTTATATAAAGCCCATAATGAAATAAATGAAGCAGAATTTATTGTTCATAAAATTAAACTGCTCGGCAAAGATTACCATAATAATGCCATTTTATACCGCACTTCTTCGCAATCGCGGGTATTAGAAGAAGCATTAATTGATCAACAGATTCCTTATCGTATTTATGGGGGAATGCGTTTTTATGAGCGAGCGGAAATTAAAGATGTATTGGCTTATTTGCGTTTAGCGGTTTATAGCGATGATGACGCGGCTTTTGAACGGATAATTAACACGCCTAAACGCGGTATTGGTGAGCGCACCATTGAACCAATTCGTGCGTTAGCCAGACAACAAGGGATTTCTCTGTGGCGTGCCAGTCGCTTATTACTCGCGGATAATGGTTTTAAAGGGCGCGCAGCCAAAACGATTACCGAATTTCTGCATTATATTGAGTCGCTGATTGAGCAGACTCATACGCTTTTATTAAGCGATTTAATTAAGAAAATTATTGAGACCTGCGGATTGCCTGATTTTTATTTAAAAGATAATAAAGAAGAAGGGCAGCGACGCATTGAAAATTTAGCTGAGTTAATTTCAGCGGCGCGTCAATTTGAAATCTTTAATCGAGATGAAGAAAAACCAATTTTAACTTTTCTTGCGCATGCCACTTTAGATGCCAATAATGATAATGCTAATGAAACTAATCATGTGCAGTTAATGACTTTGCATTTGGCCAAAGGATTAGAATTTAAACGGGTGTTTTTATGTGGCTTAGAAGAGGGCTTATTTCCGCATCAAAATAGCCTTGATGAGGGCAATGTAGAAGAAGAACGTCGTTTGTGTTATGTTGGCATTACGCGGGCGCGGGAACAATTGTATTTAAGCCATGCCGAAACGCGCTATTATTATGGAGAGCGATCTTATTCCAGAGCCTCACGTTTTATTCGAGAAATTCCTGCTGAATTAATTGATCACATTCGCTTTAATAATGCACCCAATTATCAAGCCAATGTTAAAAATAAAAACGAAAAATTTGCCATCGGCACTCCCGTGCTGCATCACAAATTTGGGCGCGGAATTATTGTAGATAAAGAGGGACAGGGGGAATTTACGCGAATTCAAGTTGATTTTAGCGAAAATGATTGCAAATGGATTATATTGGCTTATTCTGACATAGAGTTGTTATAA